In the Gossypium raimondii isolate GPD5lz chromosome 9, ASM2569854v1, whole genome shotgun sequence genome, one interval contains:
- the LOC105799134 gene encoding uncharacterized protein LOC105799134 produces the protein MAIAGLHNVSVLENSFPRESQSQPSRSRRRENGSTRASSILQMWRELEDEHVVSHAQERGSKRMLQKRTDDLSMTDSDSQNGEHIVVSEDMSTSVNEFGQWSQDRFRSRSGNADSSNFNCEHSSDLGEVERERVRQIFREWMNSGGRERTSNVSRRNNSSRAQLLDETEQERIRPIRECVQMNSQQRGACIQSREEQAADAGAGIEHVLDGLEINQNEDRTEHVHRAIRKLCGRQALLDMLKKAAGERQTEVQGLLELRAVSNFAHRKRIQSLLRGRFLRNDKRVAGDKSTSIAASELGLLRQKQTVSGLREGFFSRLDNSGCGPASSKYCDTPSNSDTKGNRTEQNHVDDSNEVIDILNGQSERENKETDNQSVLDGITDLVADVVEDVSWQDQSGDVTGQVLDGDWKETNASESSLEQNEAREHCNIKEVGEASHEHFPQDGESGTFGLINVVENLEQNLVQYIDGQEPASQVEQLQEDDQENEDAMWQEASVEYNVSMDGHNEEASGMHHEDGGNDDGSLLETTRNWLQWSYDQEPGGRADAFYFPEDNVESMELRELLDRRSVSTLLHSGFREILDRLMQSFRERRNHLYIDLELNETSATPASVEQDVEQQSRAQSEGQGDAEVPPLALPSPRMPYTPASVEQYIEWHTRDRNEGQGDVEVPPLALPSPRMTYMQPLWDQDSYHYNWVPHDMHQQFGIEWDIINDLRLDMARLQQRMNGMQRMLGACMEMQLDLQRSIRQEVSAALNRSAGSRGMIDDSSSKDAHNWDNVRKGLCCICSKGNIDSLLYRCGHMCACFKCGNELVQSGAKCPMCRAPVIEVVRAYSIQ, from the exons ATGGCTATTGCTGGTCTACACAATGTTTCTGTGCTCGAAAATTCTTTTCCAAGAGAGTCTCAGTCTCAACCATCAAGATCAAGAAGGCGGGAAAATGGTAGCACCCGGGCATCCTCAATCTTGCAGATGTGGCGGGAACTGGAGGATGAGCATGTGGTGAGTCACGCTCAAGAGAGAGGAAGTAAAAGAATGCTCCAAAAAAGGACTGATGACCTGTCGATGACTGATTCTGACAGCCAAAATGGCGAACATATTGTTGTTTCAGAGGATATGAGCACGAGTGTGAATGAGTTTGGACAATGGTCCCAAGATCGATTCAGGTCACGGAGTGGGAATGCGGATTCAAGTAATTTTAATTGTGAACACTCATCTGATTTGGGGGAAGTTGAAAGGGAAAGGGTAAGGCAAATCTTTCGGGAGTGGATGAACAGTGGTGGTAGGGAACGTACATCTAATGTTTCCCGTAGAAATAACAGTTCAAGGGCCCAGTTGCTTGATGAAACTGAGCAGGAGAGAATCAGACCTATAAGGGAGTGTGTGCAGATGAACAGTCAGCAGAGAGGTGCTTGTATTCAGAGTAGAGAAGAGCAAGCGGCTGATGCTGGTGCCGGTATTGAACATGTTCTTGATGGATTGGAGATTAACCAGAATGAAGACCGAACTGAGCATGTGCATAGGGCCATTCGGAAATTATGTGGCCGACAGGCGCTGCTTGATATGCTTAAAAAGGCTGCGGGAGAAAGGCAAACAGAGGTTCAGGGTTTGCTGGAGCTTCGGGCTGTATCAAATTTTGCCCATCGCAAACGCATTCAG TCATTGTTGAGAGGTAGATTCTTGAGAAATGACAAAAGGGTTGCTGGTGACAAATCTACCTCCATAGCAGCCAGTGAATTAGGCCTATTAAGACAAAAACAGACCGTATCTGGTCTAAG GGAAGGTTTTTTCTCCAGATTGGATAATtctggttgtggtcctgcaagCAGTAAATATTGCGATACACCATCTAACTCTGACACTAAGGGTAACAGAACAGAACAAAACCATGTTGATGATTCAAATGAAGTCATAGATATTTTAAATGGACAATCTGAACGTGAGAACAAGGAAACTGACAACCAGAGTGTTTTGGATGGTATAACTGATTTAGTGGCTGATGTTGTTGAAGATGTAAGTTGGCAGGACCAAAGCGGAGATGTTACTGGACAAGTCCTGGATGGGGACTGGAAAGAAACTAATGCTAGTGAGTCATCCCTTGAACAGAATGAAGCTCGAGAACATTGTAACATAAAAGAAGTTGGTGAAGCATCTCATGAACATTTTCCCCAAGATGGCGAGAGTGGGACCTTTGGGTTAATTAATGTCGTAGAAAATTTAGAACAGAATCTAGTTCAATATATTGATGGGCAAGAACCTGCTTCTCAAGTTGAACAACTGCAGGAGGATGATCAGGAAAATGAAGACGCAATGTGGCAGGAAGCTAGTGTTGAGTATAATGTATCGATGGATGGTCATAATGAAGAAGCCTCTGGCATGCACCATGAAGATGGTGGGAATGACGATGGTAGCTTGCTTGAGACAACACGGAATTGGTTGCAATGGTCTTATGATCAAGAACCCGGTGGGAGAGCAGACGCATTTTATTTTCCTGAAGATAATGTAGAGAGTATGGAGCTCAGGGAACTGTTAGATAG gAGAAGTGTCTCTACCCTTCTTCATAGTGGTTTCCGTGAGATTCTTGACCGGTTGATGCAATCATTTAGGGAAAGGCGAAATCATCTCTATATTGACTTGGAGCTAAATGAAACATCTGCTACTCCTGCTTCAGTTGAACAAGATGTCGAACAGCAAAGCAGGGCTCAGAGTGAGGGTCAGGGAGATGCTGAGGTTCCTCCACTTGCTCTTCCTTCACCTAGGATGCCATACACTCCTGCTTCTGTAGAACAATACATAGAATGGCATACCAGGGACCGGAATGAGGGTCAAGGGGATGTCGAGGTTCCTCCACTTGCTCTTCCTTCACCCAGGATGACATATATGCAACCACTTTGGGACCAGGATTCATACCATTATAATTGGGTTCCACATGATATGCATCAGCAGTTTGGAATT GAGTGGGATATCATTAATGATTTGAGGTTGGACATGGCAAGACTGCAGCAAAGGATGAATGGCATGCAGAGGATGCTTGGGGCCTGCATGGAAATGCAACTCGACTTACAGCGATCAATAAGACAAGAAGTCTCTGCTGCCCTCAATCGTTCAGCTGGTTCACgag GGATGATTGATGACAGCTCGTCCAAGGATGCCCACAATTGGGATAATGTCAGGAAAGGGCTCTGTTGTATATGCTCCAAAGGCAATATCGATTCACTACTATACAG aTGTGGGCACATGTGCGCTTGCTTTAAATGTGGCAATGAATTGGTCCAAAGTGGAGCCAAGTGTCCAATGTGTCGTGCACCGGTAATTGAGGTCGTCCGTGCTTACTCAATccaataa
- the LOC105799136 gene encoding uncharacterized protein At1g08160, with protein MAGNTAPATQQPVKHFNLVRCVAVCLLTLIVLVGLAVLITWLVIRPKRLVYTLENGSLQHFNLNNKHINATFDFVLMAYNPNTKTSVYYDSMESVVSYKDQTLALDTIDPFHQPHRDTARVETKLVAQNLALSPSTYKDLRGEKSSGEIEVDVHYKSRVRFKVGMWKSKHRTLKIVCPSVKLHFSWSRHFENVPCEVEL; from the coding sequence ATGGCTGGTAATACAGCACCAGCTACACAACAGCCAGTTAAGCATTTTAACCTAGTAAGATGTGTCGCCGTTTGCTTGCTAACCCTTATTGTTCTTGTTGGTCTAGCCGTCCTCATCACTTGGTTAGTCATTAGGCCTAAAAGGTTGGTTTACACCCTTGAAAATGGTTCACTCCAACATTTCAACCTCAACAATAAGCATATCAATGCCACCTTTGATTTTGTGCTCATGGCATATAATCCCAATACCAAAACTTCCGTCTACTACGACTCCATGGAGTCTGTGGTGTCGTACAAAGATCAAACTCTCGCGCTTGATACGATCGATCCTTTCCATCAACCTCATAGGGACACGGCTCGAGTAGAAACCAAGCTCGTGGCTCAAAATTTGGCACTGTCGCCATCGACGTATAAGGACCTCAGGGGTGAAAAATCATCTGGAGAGATCGAAGTTGACGTTCATTACAAGTCGAGGGTTCGATTCAAGGTAGGTATGTGGAAGTCGAAACATCGTACTCTAAAAATTGTGTGTCCCTCGGTGAAACTGCACTTTTCTTGGTCTAGACATTTTGAGAATGTACCATGTGAAGTAGAACTCTAG
- the LOC105799135 gene encoding uncharacterized protein LOC105799135, with protein MAPKRRAKVVVRSTKKIVKETVQVAVIDKTEGDNNGDQQQLDTVPLEDIEEAGERVITEIPIQGSTEDKAEKEPRKVEAPGQKNRVQGEEKTEPVHEEEEPRKEEKKGKRKRGKKKELVGHEGYKTYVFRVLKQVHPGMAISSKAMSVINSLMNDMFEKITNEATKLSQYTDRKTLSSREIQGAVRLVLPGELGKHAVAEGSKAVTNYASYDIKRSKLV; from the coding sequence ATGGCTCCCAAACGTCGAGCAAAAGTTGTAGTGAGGTCTACTAAGAAAATCGTTAAGGAAACTGTTCAAGTAGCTGTGATTGATAAAACAGAGGGAGACAACAATGGTGATCAACAACAGCTGGATACGGTTCCTTTGGAAGACATAGAAGAGGCAGGAGAAAGGGTAATCACTGAAATTCCCATACAAGGGTCAACTGAAGACAAAGCAGAAAAAGAACCCCGCAAAGTGGAAGCTCCAGGCCAAAAAAACAGAGtgcaaggagaagagaaaacaGAGCCAGTTCATGAGGAAGAAGAACcgaggaaagaagaaaagaaaggaaagagaaagagagggaagaagaaagaattgGTGGGGCATGAAGGGTACAAGACGTACGTTTTCAGGGTACTGAAACAGGTTCATCCTGGAATGGCGATTTCATCCAAGGCGATGTCGGTGATCAACAGCTTGATGAACGACATGTTCGAGAAGATTACGAACGAGGCAACCAAGCTGTCACAGTACACGGACAGGAAGACACTGTCTTCGAGGGAGATTCAAGGGGCAGTGAGATTGGTTTTGCCAGGGGAGCTTGGCAAACATGCTGTGGCTGAAGGAAGTAAAGCTGTCACTAACTATGCTTCCTACGATATAAAACGCTCCAAATTGGTTTAG